One window of the Amycolatopsis mediterranei genome contains the following:
- the rsmI gene encoding 16S rRNA (cytidine(1402)-2'-O)-methyltransferase, giving the protein MTSGRLILAATPLGDVRDASPRLVSALADADVIAAEDTRRLRSLASALEVTPRGRVVSFYEDVETARLPKLLEALHAGETVVLVTDAGMPSVSDPGFRLVAACVAEDLPVTCLPGPSAVTTALALSGLPCDRFCFEGFAPRKPGERTKWLTALRAEPRTAVFFESPHRLASLLSDAAAVLGPDRPAAVCRELTKTYEEVKRGTLAELASWAEEGVRGEITVVLSGAEPRAVSVADLVDEVAARVAAGERLKSAAAEVAEATGVSKKELYDAVLAARVK; this is encoded by the coding sequence GTGACTTCGGGCCGCCTCATCCTCGCCGCCACCCCGCTCGGCGACGTCCGCGACGCTTCACCGCGCCTGGTTTCGGCCCTGGCGGACGCCGACGTGATCGCGGCCGAGGACACCCGGCGGCTGCGATCGCTGGCTTCGGCGCTGGAGGTGACCCCGCGCGGCCGGGTGGTCAGCTTCTACGAGGACGTGGAGACGGCGCGCCTGCCCAAGCTGCTGGAAGCGCTGCACGCGGGCGAGACGGTGGTCCTGGTGACGGACGCCGGCATGCCGAGCGTGTCCGATCCGGGCTTCCGGCTGGTGGCGGCCTGCGTGGCGGAAGACCTGCCGGTGACGTGCCTGCCGGGCCCGTCGGCGGTGACGACGGCGCTCGCGCTGTCCGGGTTGCCGTGCGACCGGTTCTGCTTCGAGGGGTTCGCCCCGCGCAAGCCGGGCGAGCGGACGAAGTGGCTGACGGCGTTGCGCGCCGAGCCCCGGACCGCGGTGTTCTTCGAGTCCCCGCACCGGCTGGCCTCCCTGTTGTCCGATGCGGCCGCGGTGCTGGGCCCGGACCGCCCCGCCGCGGTGTGCCGCGAGCTGACGAAGACGTACGAAGAGGTGAAGCGGGGGACGCTCGCGGAGCTGGCTTCGTGGGCCGAGGAGGGCGTCCGCGGCGAGATCACGGTGGTGCTCTCGGGCGCCGAGCCGCGGGCGGTTTCGGTGGCGGACCTGGTGGACGAGGTCGCGGCCCGGGTGGCCGCCGGCGAGCGCCTGAAGTCCGCGGCGGCGGAGGTCGCCGAGGCGACCGGAGTGTCCAAAAAGGAGCTTTACGACGCCGTGCTGGCGGCCCGGGTCAAGTGA
- a CDS encoding QsdR family transcriptional regulator: MSHSDAFTLARDWFLAGRRVDMGELAQELSISRATLHRRVGSRDLLLGEILWSLSSASIARLWPSCAGRGAAGIADFVSGYVRIANDAPPFRDFLRREPERALRLLTTRASVCQQRTTEKLEALLAGEVAAGRLVPPLPVPDLAYLLVRIGESFVYTDVITGDAPDAAKAHAAVTALLT; the protein is encoded by the coding sequence ATGTCTCACTCGGACGCGTTCACCCTCGCCCGCGACTGGTTCCTCGCCGGCCGCCGGGTCGACATGGGCGAACTGGCCCAGGAGCTGTCGATCAGCCGGGCGACCCTGCACCGCCGGGTGGGGTCCCGCGATCTTTTGCTGGGCGAAATCCTGTGGTCGCTTTCGTCCGCGTCGATCGCTCGGTTGTGGCCTTCGTGCGCCGGGCGTGGGGCGGCGGGGATCGCGGACTTCGTCAGCGGGTACGTCCGCATCGCGAACGACGCACCCCCGTTCAGGGACTTCCTGCGCCGCGAGCCGGAGCGCGCGTTGCGCCTGCTGACCACCCGCGCAAGCGTTTGCCAGCAGCGGACGACGGAGAAGCTGGAGGCGCTGCTGGCCGGCGAGGTCGCGGCCGGGCGGCTGGTGCCGCCGCTGCCGGTGCCGGACCTGGCCTACCTGCTGGTCCGGATCGGCGAGTCGTTCGTGTACACGGACGTGATCACCGGAGACGCCCCGGACGCGGCGAAGGCCCACGCCGCGGTGACGGCGCTGCTCACTTGA